The Fodinibius saliphilus genomic interval TTGGCCTCCTTCCTCAAGAGAATGCTTCATCCCACCCAGTTATGAATTTGCCTGCCCTTAAGTATAATCAGCTTCCTTACCTTTGGGCTCCTATTGATAATATAACTACCTCTGCAACTGCTACACAGCTTTTTAGTAGCAGTTATAGAGATGGGCAAACGAACAAGCCGGTATTATCAGTACAAGAAACGGGCAATCGACGTATATCATTTTTTAGCTCATACGGATGGTACCAGTTAAATCAAATTAATAATAAGGAAATCAAAAATTTTGCTAGTGAATTGCTCCTTAATGTTGTTAGCTGGACAGCTACCGATCCCAATAACCAATTATTAAAGGTTGAACCTGCTAAAACAACTTTCTCCGGAACAGAGAATATCATCATTGATGCGTATCTTGAAAATGAACGTGGAGAGATGGAAACCAATGCATCAGTGGACCTTTCCTTATCTGCAGACACTCTTGAAAATAGATTCTATTCTATGGAGAATATAGGATCGGGACGATATCGTATAGACCTAGGACATATGGCCGAAGGCATTTACTCTTTTAAAGCTGTTGCACAAAAAGGCGGGCGCCAAATTGATACCCAACAAGGTGAGTTCGCTGTTTCTAAATCAAATGCTGAATTTATTAATACCTCTCGCAACGACCAGTTATTACGAACTTTAGCTGACCAATCGGGTGGTTCATATGTTACCTTTGATTCTGTCTCAAGCCTCTGGCCAACGCTTAGGCAACAAGACCTATTGAAACAGCAACAGAAAACAGAAACTTCTTTCTTTTATCTTTATCGCAATGCAGGTTGGTTTATAGTCGTTATATTACTGCTTTCATGCGAATGGATAATCAGGAAATACCTTTCCCTCCCTTAACTTATGGTATAGTAGCAATTTCATTAAAACGAATGGTACCACTTTCAGCATCCATTCGACTTCTAAGTCCAACCGGTAGCGTAATCATTTTACTTGTGTGCCCGAACATAGCTCCAGAAAAGGCCGGAATTCCAAGTGGCTTAATATGATCATCAAACACTTGTTGCAGAGTTAAGCTGTATGAATTTGATTGCTCGCAGTTGGTACACTGGCCAAAAATAAAGCCAGAAATCTGGTCTAATATTCCATTGAGCTTTAGTTGTGTTATCATACGATCTATACGATAAATATCTTCTCCGACATCTTCTAGGAATAAGATATTTCCTTCCCAATCCGGCAGGTAGTCCGAACCTGCCATAGCCGTTAAAACAGTGAGGTTGCCGCCTAGGATACGCCCAGAGGCTCGGCCGGGGGTTATTACCGTATGCTTGTCACAACCGTTGCACACTTCATTATCTGGCTTTTCAATTCGAACCACTCTCTGCCCTGAAACTATTTTTTCGAAGTGCTCTTTTGTATAGTCTGTCCATTCTGATTTTCCTACCGGCCCGTGGAAAGTAATAAGTCCTGTTTTAGAATATATTGCTAGCAGCAGTGATGTAATATCACTAAAACCTACCAATATTTTAGGATTCTTTCTGATTAACTCATAGTCAATACTGTCAAGTATGCGATTGGCTCCCCATCCACCACGAAACGGCATGACGGCATCTATGCTATCATCGGCAAACATTGCATTAAGGTCTGCAACGCGTTCATCATCGGTGCCCCCCAAGTAACCATACTGATTACGAGCATTCATGCCCTCTTTTACCCTATAGCCCAACTTTTTTATCTGTTTTACAATTTTATTGTACAGCTTCTTTTCTGGCAATCTACTAGAAGGACTTATCAGACCAATAGTATCCCCTTTTCCTAATCGTTTTGGCTTGATTATACCCTGCTTTACTGATGAATGTGCCATTATACCTGCCGAACTTAAAACCGGGGCAAGGCTACTTATACCTACGAGTCTAAGAAATCCTTTTCTATCCATAATATGGGTCCTTTAATAGGGATTATTTTTATTGATAAAATCCTGAACCCGGGATGGTACCAGGTCAGAAATATCACCCTCATTCTTAATTAATTCTCTGATTTCAGTTGAAGATATATTAATGGGATCATGATCTATAATATGAGCATTCCTGGCAACCTCGGGCTCCAGTTTCAATATTTTGTCTGAAGGTCTGTGGGCAACTAACAGATCACAATATTGCAATATTTTACGCCATTGATACCATGATTTAAAATGATGGGCGGAATCTTCGCCGATACAGAGGTAAAATTCTTTATCTGGAAACTGTTTAGAAAAATACTGTACCGTTTGAATAGTATAAGAAGGGATGGGTAGTTTGCTTTCAATATCAGATATGGTAACATCATCCCAGTCCTCAAAAGCAAACTTCAACATCTCAAGTCGAAGTTCATAGCTTGTTAATGATTGGTCCTCTTTGTGGGGGGGATTAGGAGTTAGTAACACCCAAAGTGATGAGATAAACTCTGAATTTAAAAACGATTGGGCAATTGATAAGTGTCCGTTATGAACGGGATCAAAACTGCCCCCAAATAACCCAACCGTTTGCTTTTCATTCGTCATTACTAATAACCGCTTCCTGTGTCTCCGGCAGGGGTTGTGTTCCCTTCATTTGTTTCCACTGTCAGCTCTGCAAGTGCAGCTCGTGCTTCATCAACATACTCATCGGCCTCACTGCGATATTCGCCATTAGGGAAAAGCTGAATAAACGTTTCATAAGCAGAAACCGCTTTCTGATAACGCTCCTTCTGTTTAGATAAGATACTTCTCCCAGCAAAAGTATTATATGCTTTAATCTTATCAACTAAAGAACGTTGTGCCCACGTAGATTCCGGGTACTTGTCAATGGTAAGATCGTAATATGTTATAGCTGCATCATAATCATCTATCCGCATATAAAGATCAGCAGCATGATAGAGTTTTTTAGCCAATTTTGCCCGCATCTCTGTAATATATTGGGCAGCTTCTTGGCGTTTTTCAGAACTTTGATACCGTGAATTATAGAGTCGGAATTTCTCGATAGCTTTTCGGGTATAACTTTGATCCAGCTTATAACGCGGGCTCAATTTATAGTAACTGTAGGCTTCTTTAAATTGTGCACTTTGCCGGTCTTCTGAACGAGGAAACAGCGAAACATAGCGTTCATACTCAGAAGCCGCTAGTAAGTAGCGTTCACCTTCAAAGTATGACTCACCCAAATAATATTGGGCTTTCTTTCCATAATCTGTACCTCTTCCCAATTGAATAATTGTTTCAAAGGCATTAGCTGCATCTGAATATTTTTCAGATTGGAATAATCGCATCGCTTTTTTATAAGCAACAGGTAAAGTATCACCACGCTGTATAAACTGTTGGTTCTTGCAAGACGACAACAGTACGAACATTAGCAATACAATTGAGCTTTTTATAATAATAGTAGAAGTATTCTTCATTATACACTTTTTAGCTTTCAATATTCCCGAGAGATCAAACGATTAAAAAAATCAGTAATTTCATTTTTGTATGAGGAGTTACCAAAACTCTGTAAGTGCTCTATAGCTTCTTGGTAATGATACTGCATAGCACTTTTGGTATCCTCAATAACATTCAGCGATTCAAAAACAGATATAACATCAGTAATTTCATCTTGCGTGTTATTTTCAGCCAACAGCAACTTTTTAAGTTGCCTATGCTGGGAACCCTCACTGCGTTGCAGAGCCATTAAAGAAAGATACGTTTTCTTACCTTCAACGATATCCCCGCCTCTTTTCTTACCAAACTTTTCAGGATCAGCCAGAATATCCAGCAAATCATCCTGAATCTGGAAGGCGATCCCAACTTTTTTGCCGATGTAGTTGAGCTCTTCAATCTGTTCTTCCGTTGCTCCTGCTACAGCTGCTCCCATTGCAAGAGCTCCACTGATAAGGGCTGCTGTTTTACCTTCAATCATTTCCAGATATTGTTCTATAGAAACGTCTTCTTCTGTCTCAAACATCAGATCATAAGCCTGTCCCTCACAAACTTTTTCTGCACTATTCAGAAAAATATCCAAAATAAGACTATAATCTTCTTTTGTATAGGCTTCTTCTCTACCGTATACTTGCAACTGCTTAAAGGCTTTGGCATACATAGCATCGCCGGAAAGAATGGCGGTATTAGCATCCCATTTCTTAAAAACACTCGCTTTACCACGACGTTTTTCTGCACCGTCCATGATATCATCGTGAAGAAGCGTAAAGTTATGCAGCAGCTCTATAGAAACGGCAGCAGGCAATGCTTCTTCAACTTCACCTCCACAAATTCCACACCCCACAAGTGTTAAATAAGGGCGAACCCGCTTACCCGAAAGCGATAATGTATAGCGCACTGGATCGTACAATAACGACGGTTCTTTAGGCAGTGCAAGCTCAGAAAGCCGAGCATCAATACGTTTAGAAAGTTTTTGCTGTTGCTTCGTATTTTCCAATTTTCAAATGCTGAATTTATAAAAGGCCAAATATAAGAATTTTAGCGAAAGATGTTACGATCGAAATCACTTTGATTGGATATGATTCCGATTAAGCTCATTGACGTGTTCGCAGCCTAAGAGTACCAATATGGTAATAAGTTGCTTTCGCCAACTTCTGTAGAGTACTTCCAAGCCTTCATAACCATCGTTGATCACCGCCTTAATTACCGGCTGAGCGGAAGCTGAAAAATTTGCTCCAAGACAAAGGGTTTTAGCGATATCATGGCTGGAACGTATTCCCCCAGAGGCTATTAAATCAAATTTGTAATCAGATCTCAGCGCATTTACCTGCTTTATGCATTCCAGTGTTGGCAACCCCCAATCGTTAAAATCATTATCTGGTGTTTTATTAGTAGCTCTTTCATTTTCAACTTTTGCCCAACTGGTTCCTCCTGCCCCGGCAACATCAATGACTTGCACACCCGAATCCAATAAACGTTTAGCAACATTGGCTGAGATTCCGGCCCCGGTTTCTTTAACGATTACCGGTACTGGACTCTCACTGCAAAGTTCGTCGATTCCACTTTCAATACCCTTAAACCTGCGATCGCCCTCGGGCTGCATGAGCTCTTGTAATGGATTGAGATGGACAATTACAGCATCGGCTTCAATTGAATCTATCAAAAGATTCATATCGTCTTTGGCAAGTCCCTCCACCAGCTGTGCGCCACCTATATTTGAAGCTATGAATGCATTGGGGGCTTTCTCTCGGACTACCGAAAAAGAAGAAACGGCCTCTTTATCTTCAAGCATAATACGCTGACTCCCTACGCCAAAGGGCAAATTGTAATCTTCACAAAAACGAGCAATAATAGCGTTTACTGCTCCGGCGTCAGTGTATCCACCTGTCATTGATGAGATAAAAAGAGGAAATGAAAAAGTACGTCCCAAAAAGTCAGATTCCGTAGAAATATCTTTTACATTAACCTCCGGAAGGGCATTATGAATAAATCGATACTGCTGAAAACCTGTTTCCGTTTCATAGTCAACTTCTCCCGAAGTTGTTAAAGAAACATGGTCTTTTTTTCGCTGCTTTATGCTCATTAGTAAAAAATTCGTTAAATCATATAGCTTCCGCCATTGATATGGAAGGTAGTACCGGTCATATGCGGCACTTTGCCGGAGGCCAAAAAGGCAACAAGTTCTCCTACTTCTTCAGGAGATGTTATTTCGTCAAAAGCCATACCCTGCGTTAAATACTCTTCTCCATAAACTTCAATAGAGTCCATCGCCATATCAGTTTTGATAAAACCCGGAGCAATAGAATAGGCAGAAACATCATGTTTTCCATAATCCCGCGCTACACTTTTTGTAAAGGCAACCAACCCTCCTTTTGAAGCAGCGTAAGCAGAATACTCTTGTGTATCACCCCTATAAGCGGCTCGCGAAGATACATTAATCAATATACCACCTTCTTGGTCTTTCTTCCACCGGTTAAGCGCCCATTTAGATAACAAGGCCGGAGCTCGTAGATTAACCTGCATAGTTTTGTCCCAGGCATCAAGCCAAGAGTGATCATCGCTATCAAAACCGGATTCCAAAAAAATACCCGCATTATTAATTAAGATACTCGGTACTGTATCCCGTTTAAAAATGGGGAGTAGTTTTGCTTTTAAAGTTTCAGGATTAGAAAGATCTGCATACAGACCTTCGAAACGGTCATTATTTTGAAAATCCTTTGGAAATTCCGAACTGCGAGCGGTACCTATAACATCCGCTCCCTCTTTTAATAATGATTTGGTAATACTCTTGCCAATACCACGTGATGCTCCGGTAACTAATGCGTACAAAAGACTAGGAATTTCTTAACATTTCTATTACATAGAATGTAATGTAACAACGATTGGCTTACAAACCGACTGGCAATTCTTATATCGTCAAAAGAAATTAATAATGTCCATTATTTATGCCCTGTATACCGGTACATTAGAACACGCTTCTCCATACATTAATTTTTTGACATATGGGATGAGCTTTTGGGTTGCATGCAGATAAATACTCTCGGGAACGGGCTTTTCTTTACTTGAACAGCCTTTTAAAATTACGAACTTATCTTGGTAAGAACTCCAGTCTACTTGTTTAAGGTTACGACGGTATAGTTCATACAGCATATCATCAGAATCTCCTTCAAATACCTCTTTAGCGTGTGGTGCCAAGTGTTGTCCTACCAACATATACGCCCATTTAGATATGATCGCATCGGTAGAACAGAATATACCCACGTATTGATCTTCAAATTGACTCCAGTCAAACTCATTGAGCTGTTCTCTAAAATCTTCCTCTTTCAGAATCATACCCTTAAAAAGAAATTGTTTAAGGTCTAATTCTGCTCGAGGAGTAGTATCAAAGTATTGCTGAAGGTCAATAGTGACCAGTTTTTCAGATTGTTTAACCTTATTTACTATTTCACCTTTGGTTTCTTGTACCATAATCTAAATTGAAAATGATTCTCCGCACGAACATGTGCGGTTCGCATTCGGATTATGAAAATGAAATCCTTCGCCGTTAAGTCCGTCCGTATAATCGAGTTTAGTACCTGATAAATACAAGAAACTGCGCATATCGCAGATAAGATTAATGCCTTTCTCTTCGAACTCTTGGTCTTCTTCAGTTGAAGATTCAGGGGTGCTGTCGAACTCGAGATCATATGTCAGACCTGAACACCCGCCGCTAACAACTCCTACACGGAGTTTGGCATCATCAGCAATTTGCTGCTCTTTTCGAATTTTTTTTATGCGTTCTGCTGCTCGTTCAGTAATAGAAATGGACATATATTAACCCACTTTAAACTGAGACTACTTGAATTTCCGGATCAATACGCTTAACCATGCTTTCTATTGCATATAAAGTACCACTGGTAGCCGTAGGACATGTTCCACAAGCTCCCTGATAGTGTACTTTCAAACGATCTCCATCCAGACCCAAAATCTTTAATCCTCCACCATCAGCCAATAAGTATGGGCGTACCTGCTCATCTAGCATCTTATTGATCTCATTAAGACGGGGATCATCAGATTCCTGAACTTCTTTCGTTGCATGAACTTCTTCGTCTTCTACCGCATCTGTCTGTGGCGTTGCTTCTCGTATAGGTGGTGCTAATTGTCGAAGTAGTTCAGACCAAACTGCATCTCCATCTTGCGTTACGGTCACATACTTATCAACAAAATAAACGTTAATAACGTGATCGATTGCAAATAATGAGGAAGCTAGCTCGTTACCTTCAGCATCACCGGCATTCTCAAAAGACTTAGTGACTCCGTTGGTGAGAGGTTCGCCCAATACAAATCGCATTGCATCGGGGTTAGGTGTACGTTCAATTTCTTTGATCTTAGGCATAACAGTTTAAACTAATAGCTTATTAAATGTTCACTATTTAGAACGAATATAAATATAATCTATTGCAATTGACAGCTGTATTTAATCGAAACAAAAGATTTTTAAAATATCGTCTTTGCTTTTTTTATCCCTTCCACAAGTCTATCAATATCTTCTTTATTATTGTAAAAGGAGATAGAAGCTCTAGCAGTAGCAGGCACGTTAAATCGACGCATAGCTGGTTGAGCACAATGATGCCCTGTTCGTATGGCAATACCTTGCTGGTCCAGAATAGTGCCTATATCAGTGGCGTGGATATCATCAAAAACAAACGACAGTACAGATGCTTTCTCTTCTGCAGTACCGATAAGCTTTAGGCCGTCAATTGATAAGAGCTGCTCTGTTCCATACTCAAGGAGTTCCTGTTCATAAGCAGCAATACGTTCCATGCCAATACTACTTAAATAATCGATTGTTTCGGCAAAACCAACACCTGCTACAATGGGTGGAGTACCTGCTTCAAACTTATGGGGAATAACATTAAAGGTCGTTTCTTTAAAGGAAACCTTATCAATCATGTCCCCACCAGATCGGTATGGAGGCATTTCTTCAAGGTATTTCTTTTTGCCATATAAAATCCCAAAACCGGTAGGTCCACACATCTTATGTGCAGAGAAAGCATAGAAATCGGCATCGAGATCTTGTACATCAACAGGACTGTGCGGGATAGCTTGTGCCCC includes:
- a CDS encoding S66 peptidase family protein, producing MDRKGFLRLVGISSLAPVLSSAGIMAHSSVKQGIIKPKRLGKGDTIGLISPSSRLPEKKLYNKIVKQIKKLGYRVKEGMNARNQYGYLGGTDDERVADLNAMFADDSIDAVMPFRGGWGANRILDSIDYELIRKNPKILVGFSDITSLLLAIYSKTGLITFHGPVGKSEWTDYTKEHFEKIVSGQRVVRIEKPDNEVCNGCDKHTVITPGRASGRILGGNLTVLTAMAGSDYLPDWEGNILFLEDVGEDIYRIDRMITQLKLNGILDQISGFIFGQCTNCEQSNSYSLTLQQVFDDHIKPLGIPAFSGAMFGHTSKMITLPVGLRSRMDAESGTIRFNEIATIP
- the nadD gene encoding nicotinate (nicotinamide) nucleotide adenylyltransferase; its protein translation is MTNEKQTVGLFGGSFDPVHNGHLSIAQSFLNSEFISSLWVLLTPNPPHKEDQSLTSYELRLEMLKFAFEDWDDVTISDIESKLPIPSYTIQTVQYFSKQFPDKEFYLCIGEDSAHHFKSWYQWRKILQYCDLLVAHRPSDKILKLEPEVARNAHIIDHDPINISSTEIRELIKNEGDISDLVPSRVQDFINKNNPY
- a CDS encoding outer membrane protein assembly factor BamD, translating into MKNTSTIIIKSSIVLLMFVLLSSCKNQQFIQRGDTLPVAYKKAMRLFQSEKYSDAANAFETIIQLGRGTDYGKKAQYYLGESYFEGERYLLAASEYERYVSLFPRSEDRQSAQFKEAYSYYKLSPRYKLDQSYTRKAIEKFRLYNSRYQSSEKRQEAAQYITEMRAKLAKKLYHAADLYMRIDDYDAAITYYDLTIDKYPESTWAQRSLVDKIKAYNTFAGRSILSKQKERYQKAVSAYETFIQLFPNGEYRSEADEYVDEARAALAELTVETNEGNTTPAGDTGSGY
- a CDS encoding polyprenyl synthetase family protein, coding for MENTKQQQKLSKRIDARLSELALPKEPSLLYDPVRYTLSLSGKRVRPYLTLVGCGICGGEVEEALPAAVSIELLHNFTLLHDDIMDGAEKRRGKASVFKKWDANTAILSGDAMYAKAFKQLQVYGREEAYTKEDYSLILDIFLNSAEKVCEGQAYDLMFETEEDVSIEQYLEMIEGKTAALISGALAMGAAVAGATEEQIEELNYIGKKVGIAFQIQDDLLDILADPEKFGKKRGGDIVEGKKTYLSLMALQRSEGSQHRQLKKLLLAENNTQDEITDVISVFESLNVIEDTKSAMQYHYQEAIEHLQSFGNSSYKNEITDFFNRLISREY
- the fni gene encoding type 2 isopentenyl-diphosphate Delta-isomerase, with the protein product MSIKQRKKDHVSLTTSGEVDYETETGFQQYRFIHNALPEVNVKDISTESDFLGRTFSFPLFISSMTGGYTDAGAVNAIIARFCEDYNLPFGVGSQRIMLEDKEAVSSFSVVREKAPNAFIASNIGGAQLVEGLAKDDMNLLIDSIEADAVIVHLNPLQELMQPEGDRRFKGIESGIDELCSESPVPVIVKETGAGISANVAKRLLDSGVQVIDVAGAGGTSWAKVENERATNKTPDNDFNDWGLPTLECIKQVNALRSDYKFDLIASGGIRSSHDIAKTLCLGANFSASAQPVIKAVINDGYEGLEVLYRSWRKQLITILVLLGCEHVNELNRNHIQSK
- a CDS encoding SDR family NAD(P)-dependent oxidoreductase, which gives rise to MYALVTGASRGIGKSITKSLLKEGADVIGTARSSEFPKDFQNNDRFEGLYADLSNPETLKAKLLPIFKRDTVPSILINNAGIFLESGFDSDDHSWLDAWDKTMQVNLRAPALLSKWALNRWKKDQEGGILINVSSRAAYRGDTQEYSAYAASKGGLVAFTKSVARDYGKHDVSAYSIAPGFIKTDMAMDSIEVYGEEYLTQGMAFDEITSPEEVGELVAFLASGKVPHMTGTTFHINGGSYMI
- a CDS encoding DUF2480 family protein, coding for MVQETKGEIVNKVKQSEKLVTIDLQQYFDTTPRAELDLKQFLFKGMILKEEDFREQLNEFDWSQFEDQYVGIFCSTDAIISKWAYMLVGQHLAPHAKEVFEGDSDDMLYELYRRNLKQVDWSSYQDKFVILKGCSSKEKPVPESIYLHATQKLIPYVKKLMYGEACSNVPVYRA
- a CDS encoding HesB/IscA family protein; the protein is MSISITERAAERIKKIRKEQQIADDAKLRVGVVSGGCSGLTYDLEFDSTPESSTEEDQEFEEKGINLICDMRSFLYLSGTKLDYTDGLNGEGFHFHNPNANRTCSCGESFSI
- a CDS encoding NifU family protein encodes the protein MPKIKEIERTPNPDAMRFVLGEPLTNGVTKSFENAGDAEGNELASSLFAIDHVINVYFVDKYVTVTQDGDAVWSELLRQLAPPIREATPQTDAVEDEEVHATKEVQESDDPRLNEINKMLDEQVRPYLLADGGGLKILGLDGDRLKVHYQGACGTCPTATSGTLYAIESMVKRIDPEIQVVSV